One window from the genome of Amphiprion ocellaris isolate individual 3 ecotype Okinawa chromosome 23, ASM2253959v1, whole genome shotgun sequence encodes:
- the LOC111583236 gene encoding low affinity immunoglobulin gamma Fc region receptor III-A-like isoform X3 has product MEATTLCIGLLMIMLLLPVAQVQDEYDAQEAAVILEGPRSPVLEGDTVTLLCRNRMPFFNLTADFYKDDILINSSNTGSMIIDSVSKSDEGLYKCNIYGAGESQESWLVVKVGVVILESPIHPVTEGDSVTLRCRKSKTLAKYVADFYRRGFHFATGYNGETTIQSVSKSDQGPYKCKFSGIGESSENWLEVKVIPVVLESPDLPVMEGEDLMLHCKNKVTANITADFYKDGRFIGSSSTGNMSIHSVSKSHQGQYKCNILGAGESQDRWLSVRECPASSSQVPVLIYLLIKTVCTSLSATLLLLLLGKYHRWKHGGD; this is encoded by the exons ATGGAGGCAACAACTCTCTGCATCGGActgt TGATgatcatgctgctgctgcctgttgCACAAGTACAGGACGAATATGATGCTCAGGAGGCTG CTGTGATCCTGGAGGGTCCCAGATCTCCGGTGTTGGAGGGAGATACGGTGACTCTGCTCTGCAGAAACCGGATGCCGTTTTTCAACCTCACTGCTGATTTCTACAAGGATGACATCCTgatcaacagcagcaacacaggaAGCATGATCATCGACAGCGTCTCTAAATCTGACGAAGGCCTCTACAAGTGTAACATTTATGGAGCTGGAGAATCGCAGGAGAGCTGGCTGGTTGTCAAAG TTGGTGTCGTGATCCTAGAGAGTCCCATCCACCCTGTGACAGAGGGAGATTCTGTGACTCTTCGCTGCAGAAAAAGTAAAACTCTCGCTAAATACGTCGCGGATTTCTACAGACGTGGCTTCCATTTTGCAACCGGCTACAACGGAGAGACGACTATCCAGAGTGTCTCCAAGTCAGATCAAGGACCCTACAAGTGCAAGTTCTCTGGAATCGGTGAATCTTCAGAAAACTGGCTGGAAGTCAAAG TTATTCCTGTGGTCCTGGAGAGTCCTGACCTTCCCGTGATGGAGGGGGAAGATCTAATGCTGCACTGCAAGAACAAGGTGACCGCCAACATCACTGCTGACTTCTATAAAGATGGACGCTTCATCGGAAGCAGCTCTACAGGGAACATGAGCATCCACAGTGTTTCCAAATCACACCAAGGACAATACAAGTGTAACATCCTTGGAGCTGGAGAATCCCAAGACAGGTGGCTCTCTGTCAGAG AGTGTCCAGCATCTTCTAGTCAAGTACCAGTTCTCATTTACCTCCTCATAAAGACTGTTTGTACCAGTTTATCTGCGACGcttctgctgttgctgttgggAAAATATCACCgctggaaacatggag GTGACTAA